A single window of Sphaerodactylus townsendi isolate TG3544 linkage group LG03, MPM_Stown_v2.3, whole genome shotgun sequence DNA harbors:
- the LOC125429750 gene encoding gastrula zinc finger protein XlCGF57.1-like — protein sequence MAGNFLGFSLERDTEDESQYVRDQERSERQPLSHGKNMEKPISFQRGDFHDVMNMAEETYKCFSGQTQYDTSLQTPPGKKAHTCFPCGKTFFCGEELIKDERIHVGEKLHCCSDCGNRFSDNSTLVQAESSHPSEGETLICLASENNFSDSKVYNSGKRFYSSVEHQHHLQTLTPEKTSESSDCGKSSSGGLQKHFRTHTGEKPFECSECGKKFSRSGGLQKHFRTHTGEKPYHCLECGKTFSRSDYLQLHQRTHTGEKPFKCLECEKTFRTSGERRIHLRTHTGEKPFECPKCGKKFSMSGHLQVHQRMHTGEKPFECSRCGKRFSQIGELQKHFRTHTGEKPFECQECGRRFRWSSNLQLHQRMHTGEKPFECSECGKKFSSSGGLQKHFRTHTEEKPFQCLQCGKRFTRSDYLQVHQRMHTGEKPFECSDCGRKFSTSGDHQNHLRTHTGEKPFECSECGKKFGSNGGLKKHFRTHIGEKPFECSECGKKFSRSGGLQRHFRTHTEEKPFQYLEGGEGFSESDYLQLHQSTHTG from the exons ATGGCTGGAAATTTCCTCGGGTTTTCATTGGAAAGAGACACGGAAGACGAATCTCAGTATGTCAGGGATCAAGAGAGATCAGAGAGGCAACCATTAAGCCAtggaaaaaatatggaaaaaccGATTTCTTTCCAAAGAGGGGATTTTCATGATGTAATGAATATGGCAGAAGAAACATACAAATGCTTCTCAGGTCAAACACAATATGATACCAGTTTGCAAACGCCCCCTGGAAAGAAGGCCCATACTTGCTTCCCATGTGGAAAGACGTTCTTTTGTGGAGAAGAGCTCATTAAAGATGAAAGAATCCATGTAGGAGAGAAACTGCATTGCTGTTCAGACTGTGGGAATAGATTCTCGGACAATTCAACCCTTGTTCAAGCTGAGAGTTCCCACCCTTCTGAAGGAGAGACATTGATCTGCTTAGCAAGTGAAAATAATTTCTCTGATAGTAAAGTATATAATAGTGGAAAGAGATTCTATAGCAGTGTTGAACATCAACACCATCTACAAACCCTGACACCAGAGAAAACTTCTGAGAGCTCTGAttgtggaaagag cagcagtggaggtcttcaaaagcattttagaacccacacaggagagaaaccttttgagtgctcagagtgtggaaagaaattcagcaggAGTGGAggtcttcaaaagcattttagaaCCCACACCGGAGAGAAACCTTATCATTGCCTAGAATGTGGGAAAACATTCAGTCGGAGTGACTATCTTCAGTTGCATCAAAgaacgcacacaggagagaaaccttttaagTGCTTAGAGTGTGAAAAAACATTCAGAACCAGTGGAGAGCGTCGAATACatttaagaacccacacaggagagaaaccttttgagtgcccaAAGTGTGGAAAAAAGTTCAGTATGAGTGGCCatcttcaagtgcatcaaagaatgcacacaggagagaaaccttttgagtgctcacggtgtggaaagagatttagtcagaTTGGAGagcttcaaaaacattttagaacccacactggagagaaaccttttgagtgccaAGAGTGTGGAAGAAGATTCAGGTGGAGTAGtaatcttcaactgcatcaaagaatgcacacaggagagaaaccttttgagtgctcagagtgtggaaagaaattcagcagcagtggaggtCTTCAGAAGCATTTTAGAACCCACACTGAagagaaaccttttcagtgcCTACAATGTGGGAAAAGATTCACTAGGAGTGACTATCTTCAAGTGCACCAAAGaatgcacacaggagagaaaccttttgagtgctcagactGTGGAAGGAAATTCAGCACCAGTGGAGATCATCAAAACCatttaagaacccacacaggtgagaaaccttttgagtgctcagagtgtggaaagaaattcggCAGCAATGGAggtcttaaaaagcattttagaaCTCACAttggagagaaaccttttgagtgctcagagtgtggaaagaaattcagcaggAGTGGAGGTCTTCAAAGGCATTTTAGAACCCACACCGAAGAGAAACCTTTTCAGTACTTAGAGGGTGGAGAAGGATTCAGTGAGAGTGACTATCTTCAATTGCATCAAAGTACGCACACAGGATAG